From a single Brassica oleracea var. oleracea cultivar TO1000 chromosome C5, BOL, whole genome shotgun sequence genomic region:
- the LOC106295362 gene encoding protein argonaute 2-like, producing MERGGYRGGRADGRGRGGRGRGDGDGGGRSYGGGGDRGRGYGVGGADRGRGYGGRGSERGGGRGGDKQDFRSQSQWGPPPGQVGLGTQLQQQPRPHVVQQPPQAQVSQSVAGGGVGRGAWGRKLQVSPDTAAVPPSASSTVAVSETARGSEITNPRPSQVASSSSDKKVQVVSSSSARKEPMKRPDKGGVVAVRRVNLLVNHFQVNINPQSVIRHYDVEIKGENPTKKISRFELSMVRDKLFTDNPHQFPFAMTAYDGQKNIFSAAELPTGSYKVDFPKTDETRARSYTFTIKQVNELKLRDLKEYMSGGSSFNPRDVFQGMDVVMKEHPSKCMITVGKSFFTRETERDEELGYGIAAAKGYRHTLKPTQQGLSLCLDYSVLAFRKSMSVIEYLKLYFDWPDLRQFRNARRNVEKELTGLKVTVTHRKNKQKLTIVGLSREDTKDIKFDVIDPEGNEPPRRTSIVEYFRIKYGRDIVHKDIPCLDLGKNGRQNLVPMEFCVLVEGQVYPKDDLDKNSALWLKKLSLVNPRQRKDNILKMIKSKEGPSGGEITGNFGMKVDTNMTRVEGRILKAPALKLAERGRAVREEPNPRQNNQWNLMRKGVTRGSVIKHWAVLDFTASERFNKMPNDFVNNLINRCWTLGMQLEPPIVYKSSRMDTLSNANALEELLRNVIDEAHRNHGGARPTLILCAMTGRVDGYKTLKWIAETKLGLVTQCFLTGSATKGGDQYRANLALKINAKVGGSNVELMDTFSFFRKDDQVMFIGADVNHPASRDKLSPSIVAVVGTLNWPEANRYAARVIAQPHRKEEIQGFGETCLELVKAHVQSTGKRPNKIVIFRDGVSDGQFDMVLNVELLDVKLTFEKNGYNPKITVIVAQKRHQTRFFPATDNDGSDKGNVPSGTVVDTKVIHPFEYDFYLCSHHGGIGTSKPTHYYTLWDELGFTSDQVQKLIFEMCFTFTRCTKPVSLVPPVYYADMVAYRGRMYHEASSREKNIRQQPRGASSSLASSFSSLTVDDKAIFKLHKELESVMFFV from the exons ATGGAGAGAGGTGGTTACCGAGGAGGACGTGCTGACGGCCGCGGCAGAGGAGGCCGAGGTCGCGGTGACGGGGATGGTGGAGGCCGTAGTTATGGCGGCGGTGGTGACCGGGGTCGTGGTTACGGAGTCGGCGGCGCAGACCGAGGTCGTGGTTATGGAGGTCGTGGCTCTGAGCGAGGCGGTGGCCGTGGTGGGGATAAACAGGATTTCCGAAGCCAGAGTCAGTGGGGACCACCGCCGGGTCAAGTTGGCCTTGGGACGCAGTTGCAGCAGCAACCTCGACCACATGTGGTTCAACAGCCGCCACAGGCTCAAGTGAGTCAATCCGTTGCGGGAGGAGGCGTAGGTAGAGGCGCGTGGGGTCGTAAGCTACAGGTTTCTCCTGATACGGCGGCGGTTCCACCTTCTGCATCTTCAACCGTCGCGGTTTCTGAAACGGCTCGTG GTTCTGAAATTACGAATCCAAGGCCATCTCAGGTTGCTTCTTCATCTTCTGACAAGAAAGTTCAAGTTGTTTCTTCATCTTCTGCTAGAAAAGAACCGATGAAGCGTCCTGACAAAGGCGGTGTTGTAGCTGTGCGACGTGTAAACCTCCTTGTCAACCATTTCCAAGTGAACATTAATCCCCAAAGTGTCATAAGACATTACGATGTTGAGATCAAAGGAGAGAATCCCACCAAGAAGATATCAAGATTCGAGCTATCTATGGTCAGGGACAAGTTGTTCACCGACAATCCCCATCAGTTTCCCTTTGCCATGACAGCATACGATGGTCAGAAGAACATCTTCAGCGCAGCTGAACTGCCTACGGGGTCATACAAGGTGGACTTCCCTAAAACGGATGAGACTAGAGCTCGGAGCTATACGTTCACCATCAAGCAGGTGAATGAGCTTAAGCTCCGTGACTTGAAAGAGTACATGTCGGGAGGTTCTTCTTTCAACCCTCGTGACGTGTTTCAAGGGATGGATGTTGTGATGAAGGAGCACCCTTCGAAGTGTATGATAACCGTCGGTAAAAGCTTCTTCACTCGTGAAACTGAGCGAGATGAGGAACTTGGGTATGGTATTGCAGCTGCCAAAGGGTACAGACACACTCTAAAGCCGACACAACAAGGCTTATCCTTGTGTTTGGACTACTCAGTGTTGGCGTTCCGGAAGTCAATGTCAGTGATCGAGTATCTGAAACTCTACTTTGACTGGCCTGATTTGCGTCAGTTTAGGAATGCTAGACGTAACGTGGAGAAAGAACTGACTGGGTTGAAAGTCACCGTCACTCATCGAAAGAACAAGCAGAAGCTCACTATCGTAGGACTGAGTAGAGAAGACACAAAGGATATCAAGTTCGATGTTATAGATCCGGAGGGTAACGAGCCGCCGAGGAGAACGTCCATCGTTGAGTATTTCAGGATCAAGTACGGAAGAGACATTGTTCACAAGGACATCCCTTGCTTGGATTTGGGGAAAAACGGTCGGCAAAATCTTGTTCCCATGGAGTTCTGCGTTTTGGTCGAAGGACAGGTTTATCCAAAGGACGACTTGGATAAAAATTCTGCCTTGTGGTTGAAGAAGTTGTCACTAGTCAATCCACGACAAAGGAAGGATAATATACTCAAGATGATTAAGTCTAAAGAAGGACCAAGCGG TGGAGAAATCACTGGGAACTTTGGAATGAAAGTTGACACAAACATGACACGTGTAGAAGGTCGGATTCTCAAGGCACCGGCGTTGAAGTTGGCAGAGAGAGGCAGAGCTGTCCGGGAGGAACCTAACCCGAGGCAGAACAATCAGTGGAACCTCATGAGGAAAGGAGTCACGAGGGGTTCGGTAATCAAACACTGGGCTGTGCTTGACTTCACTGCGTCTGAGAGGTTCAACAAGATGCCTAATGACTTTGTGAATAACCTTATCAACCGTTGCTGGACGCTTGGGATGCAGCTGGAGCCTCCCATCGTTTACAAATCGTCGAGAATGGATACGCTTTCTAATGCTAATGCTCTCGAGGAGCTGCTTCGAAACGTGATTGACGAGGCTCATCGTAACCATGGTGGTGCTCGTCCGACTCTTATCCTCTGTGCAATGACTGGGAGAGTCGATGGGTACAAGACTCTGAAATGGATAGCTGAGACCAAACTTGGTCTGGTGACACAGTGTTTCTTAACCGGTTCCGCGACTAAAGGAGGTGATCAGTACCGGGCAAACCTTGCGCTCAAGATCAACGCCAAGGTTGGTGGAAGCAACGTTGAGCTGATGGATACTTTCTCTTTCTTCAGAAAAGATGATCAGGTCATGTTCATCGGCGCTGACGTCAACCATCCAGCTTCCCGCGACAAGTTGAGCCCGTCCATTGTTGCTGTAGTGGGTACACTAAACTGGCCTGAAGCGAACCGTTACGCAGCGAGAGTCATCGCCCAGCCGCACCGGAAAGAGGAGATACAAGGATTTGGCGAAACTTGCTTGGAGCTTGTTAAAGCGCATGTTCAGTCCACTGGGAAACGGCCTAACAAGATTGTGATCTTCCGTGATGGTGTCAGTGATGGTCAGTTCGATATGGTTCTCAATGTGGAGTTGCTTGATGTGAAGCTCACTTTCGAGAAGAATGGTTACAATCCGAAGATAACTGTTATCGTGGCGCAGAAACGTCATCAGACCCGTTTCTTCCCTGCTACGGACAATGATGGAAGCGACAAGGGGAATGTGCCTTCGGGTACGGTGGTCGATACCAAAGTGATTCATCCGTTTGAGTACGATTTCTACCTTTGCAGTCACCATGGAGGCATTGGGACGAGCAAGCCGACGCATTACTATACTCTGTGGGACGAACTTGGATTCACTTCGGATCAGGTTCAGAAGCTCATCTTCGAGATGTGCTTTACTTTCACTCGTTGCACCAAACCCGTCTCTCTCGTTCCTCCGGTGTATTATGCTGACATGGTCGCGTATAGAGGAAGGATGTACCACGAGGCGAGTTCAAGGGAGAAGAACATTAGGCAGCAGCCAAGGGGAGCGTCTTCCTCTCTCGCTTCTTCGTTCTCTTCTCTGACTGTGGACGACAAAGCGATTTTCAAGCTGCACAAAGAGCTGGAGAGCGTCATGTTCTTCGTGTGA